AATTATCTCCGGCTGCAGCGCGAGCGTTCTTGCTATACACAATCTCTGTTTCTGGCCGCCCGACAAAGACAGTGCCGACTGGTTAAGCCGGTCTTTGACTTCGTCCCACAAAAACGCCTGCCTCAAACTATGTTCCACCAATTCATCCAGTTTTTTCCTGTAAACTATCCCGGCAAGCCTCGGCCCGTAGATAATATTTTCATAAATCGATCTCGGCAGCGGCACAGGCTGGGCGAAAACCATCCCCACCCTGCGCCTCAGATCAGAAACATTCGTATCTTCCGAATATATATCTTTGTCGTCGATATAGACATCGCCTTCTTTTCGCGTGTTATAAGTGGCGTCCTCCAGTCTGTTTATCAGCCTTAAAAGTGTTGTCTTCCCGCTTCCCGCCGGCCCGATTATGGCAAGGATCTCATTTTTTGACACTTCAATATTTACTGAATTTAAAACCTTCCTGTCTTCAAAATAAAAATTCAGATTTTTTATAAGGATTTTGGCCATTTATTTTCCTTCGATCCTTCTGATAAAACGGTGCATGATCCAGTATGACAAGAAATTAATCAATCCTATTGAAATTATAAGAACACTGGCCGTAGCGTACGCGTTTTTTAATGAAATACCTTCTCTTGAAAGAATATAAAAATGCACAGACATCGTCCTAACTGAATCGAACAGGGAACTCGGCAGGCGAAGAGATGAACCGGCCGTGAATATTACCGCGGCCGTTTCCCCGACACACCGGCCGACACTTAATATTATCCCTGTCAAAATTCCCGGCAGCGCCTGCGGGATAACAATGAAAACTATTGTCTGCCATTTAGTCCCTCCAAGCGAATAACTCACCTCTCGCAGAGATTTTGGAACAGCTTTAATCGCTTCTTCGCTCGTCCTTATAATAGTCGGCAGGACCATAATCGACAGCGTCAGGCCGCCTGAAATAATCGACCAGCCCATTTTAAGTTTGATAACAAAAAGCACAAAACCGAACAATCCAAACACAATGGAAGGAATGCCAGCGAGGCAGTCAGCCCCGAAACGTATCATCTGAGTAACCCTGTTTTCCCTGGTATACTCAGTCAAGTAAACCGCCGTCCCGATTCCCAGCGGCCCCGCTATAAAAACCGCCGCGAGGGTAAGCAGTATGGTCCCGGCGATGATAGGAAAAATCCCTCCCTCCCTGCCCATACTTCTGGGAAATTCCATAAAAAATTCTTTTGACAAACCGCCGATGCCGTTCTTTAAAATAAAGCCGACAATATAAAAAAGGAGAAAAACCGTGAAAATAGCGAATATCCATAAAAAAAACTTCACTATTTTTTCTATTATATTGTGGTTTACGCTCATCTCCTGACTTTCCTCTTCGTAAAAATATAGGCCGCCACATTCAATATCATGATTATCACAAATAAAACCATACCCGTTCCGAACAAGGCCTCGCGATGCATGCCTGTCGCGTAGCCCAATTCCAGGGCGATATTTGAGGTCAATGTCCTGACAGGTTCAAGAACCGAATACGGGATCCGGACGGCGTTGCCGCTTACCATAATGACCGCCATTGTTTCGCCGACCGCGCGCCCCATCCCCAGGATAACGCTCGCGATTATGCCGGATTTCGCCGCGGGAATAATGACCATATAAACCGACTGCCATCTTGTCGCCCCCAATGCCAGCGACCCTTCAAGATAGGATTTAGGCACCGCTTGTATGGCATCCAGGGAAATACTTATAACCGTGGGAAGGATCATTATCGCGAGAACCATGCTTCCCGCGAGGACCGAAAGCCCCGGGCCCCCCAGATATTCCCGGATCAGCGGCGCGAGAATCACAACACCAATGAAACCATATACCACGGACGGGATCCCCGCGAGAAGTTCTATCGCGGGTTTTAATATTCTTGCTATTTTTTTAGGGCAGAATTCCGCGAGAAAAATACTGACAAAAAGGCTTAACGGCACACCAATGACAAGGGCCCCTATCGTGACCCACATCGACCCTATGATCATGCTGAACAATCCGAATTGTTTCTGGCCCGGCGCCCATTCAGGCGAAAAAATGAATTTGCCAAACCCTATCTTAAGAAATATGCCCATACCCTCCTTGAAGATAAACACAGTTATCAATCCAAGTGAAAATAAGGCGGAACACGCGATTAATAAAAATATTTTTTCAATCGATTTTTCCCTGTTCATGATATTTATTCGTAGGGGCTTGATTTATCAAGCCCGGGTTCGATAAATCGAATCCCTACATTAAATGTTTTACCGCGATTAATCCTTCCTTCTCCATAAATTCCTGGCCCTCATCCGACAGGACAAAATCCACAAAATCCTTAGCGTCCTTTTTTAACTCTCCGGTATAAACAAAAAGGAACGGCCGCATAAAATTATATTTTTTTTCTTTCACAGCCGCCCTGTCGGGCAAAATCCCGTCAATTTTTATCGCCTTCACATCCTTGTCCACAAGCCCTAAAGAAATATACGCGACCGACCATGGGTCCGCTTTTACGATTTCCCTGACTGATCCATTGGAATCCTGGACCATACAGGCGTTTGATATTGGAATTTCTTTCATCACCAGTTCCTGGAACGCGCCGCGTGTACCTGAACCGTCCTCGCGGGTAATCGCGTTAATCTCCTTGTCTTCCCCGCCCAGTTCCTTCCAGTTTAAAATTTTACGGCTGAAAATTTTTCTGATATCTTCAAGCGAGATATTTTCAATTTTATTCCGCGGGTTGAGTATCACGATAACGGCATCGTAGGCTATCGGAACAATTTTAAGTTCTTTTTCCTCTTCAGCGCTTAAATGCCTTGAGGACATCCCGATATCGGCTGTTCCGCATAACGCAGACTGGATCCCGGCGCTGGATCCGCCCCCCTGGACATTGATTTCAACCGTTTTGTGTTTCTGAGAATAGGCCTCTTCCAAACCCTCCACAAAAGGCTGGACGGAGGTGGATCCGGCTATTACCAGGGCCTTGCCGGCGCCGCCTTTATCGCAGGAAATAAATGGCAGGACAAAAAGAATTATATAAAAATATTTCTTCAACATTTTGAGGATTATACCATTTAAGTTACAAGGTGTCAAAACCTTACCCAAATCTTCCTGTGATATACGCCTCGGTTTTTTTATCTTTGGGATTTGTAAATATTTCCCGGGTTTTGCCGAATTCAACCAACTCACCTAAGAGAAAAAACGCCGTCCAATCGGAAACACGGGCCGCCTGCTGCATATTATGAGTAACTATCACAATTGTATAATTTTGTTTCAGGTGAAGAATCAATTCTTCTATTTTTGTGGTGGAAATGGGATCAAGCGCCGAACACGGCTCATCAAACAGGATGACCTCCGGCTTGACCGCAAGGGCCCTCGCGATACAAAGCCTTTGCTGCTGCCCTCCCGAAAGGCTCATGCCGGGAGCTTTAAGCTTATCCTTAACTTCATCCCACAGTGCCGCTCTTTTCAGGGATTCTTCCACAATTTCATCCAGATAAGATTTTTTGCTGATACCGTTTAATTTTAAGCCGACAGAAACATTTCCATAGATGGAAAGCGCGGGAAACGGGGTAGGTTTTTGAAAAACCATCCCGACTTTTTGCCGAAGCTCAATCGGATCGACATCCCGGTCATAAATATTTTTATCATCAAGCAGGACCTCACCATTGACGCTGGTATCCGGTATAACCTCATGCATCCTGTTTAAACAGCGTATAAAAGTGGATTTGCCGCATCCTGAAGGGCCTATAATCGCGGTGGCAACTCTTTCCTCGATGTTCATGTTTATATTTTTTACAGCATGAACTTTGCCAAAATAGGCATTCAGATTTTTAGTTATTATTTTGTTTGTCATATTCTCCTCAACCGTTTAAACAGTTTAAACAGTTCAAACGGTTTAAACCGCTATTTATATTTCTGCCTTGTAACAATCCTGCTTGTTAAACTTATCACAAAAGTCAATCCAATAAGCACAAGCGCCCCCGCCCATGCCTGCCTCTGCCAGTCATCAAAAGGAGAGATAGCGTAAACAAATATCTGCAAAGGAAGCGCGGCTATCGGCTGTGTCACTCCCTGGTGCCAGAACCTGTTCCCGAAAGCGGTAAATAAAAGCGGGGCCGTCTCTCCGAAAATCCGGGCAACGGACAGCATTATCCCTGTAATTATGCCAGGCATCGCCGTACTCAGAATTATTCTTATAGTGGTTTTAAACCGGTTTATTCCAAGCGCCAGAGATGCCTCGCGCAAATCATGCGGAACCATCCGGGCAGATTCTTCCGTGGTTCGCATTATTGTGGGTATCATTATCACTCCCAAAGCGAACGCGCCGCTTAGCGCTGAAAAACTTTTTAAAGGCCGGACCAAAAGAGAGTATGCAAAAATGCCGATAACAATGGAAGGCACCCCGCTTAACACATCCGCCGAAAATCTGATTAAAATCCCAAGTTTTTTTGTACTGAATTCCGAAAGGTATAATCCTCCCAACACTCCTGCCGGTATCGCCCATAGAGACGCCATACCTGTTAATATCAGGCTTCCAATAATGGCATTAGCCATTCCCCCTCCCGGCTCTCCAGCGGGTTTTGGAAGCTGTGTGAAAAAATCAATATTTATGCTCGCGATTCCCTTTGAAATAACATAGACAAAAATACTGATTAATGGAACTAAAACAATCAGAGCGCAGAAAATTGTAAGCGCCCTCATTGCCTTATCCGTTATTTTTCTTTTTAAATAATTTTTCATTTTTACTTTTACCACCCCTGAATCCCCTCATTGCCAACTTGCTTTATTTGTTGTGGACCATACTAAAAACCGCGCGATAATATTTAAAAATAATGTCAGAACAAAAAGAATCAGCCCTATTTCCATCAATGTGGACACATACAAATCGCTCGTCGCTTCAGTAAACTCATTCGCGATTACTGAAGACATTGTGGCTGCCGGAGCAAACAGGGAAAGAGAAATTTCCGGACGGTTTCCTATAAGCATAGTAACAGCCATAGTCTCACCAAGAGCGCGTCCCAGCCCCAATATCACCGCGCCAAGTACCCCGTTTCTGCTGTATTTCAGCACGGCTAATTTTATTGTTTCCCATCTTGTCGCGCCAAGCGCCAGCGCCGCTTCGCGCTGTGAATGCGGCACCGCCATAAATATGTCCCTTGAAACAGATGAAATGGTAGGGATAATCATGATACTCAGGATAATTCCCGCGGCCATCATTCCCACGCCATAAATGTCCCCCCGGAAAAAAGGCAGAAATCCAAAATATTTTTCGAAAAACGGTTGTATTGTTTCCCTTAAGAGCGGCACCAGCACAAAAATCCCCCATAAACCATAGATCACGCTGGGAATCGCCGCCAGCAGTTCAACCAGGAAACTCAAAGGCTGTCGTATTTTAGAAGGCGCGAGTTCGGAAAGAAAAATAGCGGTCCCTAAAGAAATCGGCACCGCTATGATTAAAGCGAGAAAAGAAGACACAAGGGTCCCCCAGATAAATGTCAGCGCCCCGAAATCTTCCTGGACAGGGTCCCACTTTGAATTAAACAAAAATGGAAGCTGGAATTTTTTAACCGCGGGAAGCGACTCTTTTATCAATATAAAGAATATGAGAATGGCAAAAGCGGCCACGGAAAAAGCCAAAACCGCGGAGAAATTTTTAAATAGAAAATCGGTTAACCTCGTTCTTTTCACGGCCATGAGTATAACAAAAATATGTCAAGGAATTGTGAAGGGAATGTGAATTTTGTGTGAAGTTTTTATGCGGGGGCAGTCAACACATCAAGCAATCTTTTTCATTTTTCCTTTAGAATAAGGATTTTTTATTTGAATTGATTTGGCCTATTTTCTGAATTTATTTTACTGCTAAAGAAACTTCTGTTTCTTCGCCGGTTGATTCATTTACTACAAGCAATTTACCTTTATCTTCCCTTCGCAATTGCTCATTAGCATTTAATAATTCTATACCATAAATTGTGCCATCCGGCGCCAAATCAATATTCAATTCATCACTAATTTTTATAGTTTGAGCCTCTATTGATTTCTCATACAAACGCAAATAGGCTATATTGTATTTCGGATCATATGTCAATTTCATCTATTTTCTGCCTCCTTCCATTTCAAAAATAGCGTGTTATTATTGTAATTACCAGCCAATCAATTTTTTCTTTTTCCGCATAAACCTCAACCTGTTTTGTCAAATAATGTTTGCCCTGCCATAATCCATTGAAATCAAAATTACGTCTAAATCCCGTACGTCCGAATTTTGCGGGAAACATTTCGCCTTTCTCAACAGTAGCAATAATTTCCTGTTCAGTTGCACCTCGTTCTTTCAATCGTTCCCGCGCATGCGGATGAAATCTTATCATAAATTAATCCTGTGAAATAAACCATTTATTGGTATTTATTGTAGTATATCAAATTCGGGCGGATTGTCAATTTTTAACCACCTAAAAATTTCGGATTCCTTCCCTGATTTTAAATCTATCGAAAGGCCATTCGCTGTAATTTTGTCTTTCATCATGATAATTATATTCCAATATATCCTGAAGTTGGATAAAAAGAAATGAACTCAACAAAAAAAAGGCCCCGATAAAATCGGAGCCCTTGAATTTCATAAAAGGGAATCGGGCCGTGGCATTTTAATATTACATACCCGGCCCTGGAGGAAGTATTCCCTATCTTACCTGTATTTCACTGATTTTTTTCTCGATCTTTTTTACAAGGCTGTCCGGCAATGGGGCATATAACAACTCCGGCGCGTATTTCTGGCCGTCTGTCACCGCCCAATTTAAAAATCTGACTATTTTTTCACCTTTGGCCTTGTCATTCTGATTTTTGTAAACAAGTATCCATGTTAATCCGGCAACGGGATAAGCGTCTTTTCCCGGAGGATTAACCAGTGAAACCCTGAAATCAGACGGCATTGTATCAACCTTCGCGTCCAGGGCCCTTGTAACGCTCTCTAAACTGGGAGTAATAAAATTCCCCGCCGAGTTTTTAATGTCGCCGTATGGAAGTTTGTTTTTTACCGCGTAAGCCAGCTCCACATAACCTATGCTTCCCGGTGTCTGTTTAACAAGGCCCGTCACTCCTTCATTGCCTTTTCCGCCCAGACCAACCGGCCAATTGATAGAAGTACCTTTTCCAACTTTGGACTTCCATACACCTGAGATCTCCGAAAGATAATCGACAAAAATATATGTTGTGCCGCTGCCGTCCGAACGATGGACCACGACAATTTTTTTATCAGGAAGATTTACGCCGGGATTGTCCCGCGCAATCTTCTGGTCATTCCATTTTTTGATCTTTCCCATAAAAATATCGGCAACCACATCCGGGCTGAATCGTAGGGGCGAATGATTATTCGCCCTTACATCCGGCAGATTGTAGGTTAGAACTACCGCTCCGGCCACCATAGGGATATGAAACATTTCACCTCCGGCCTTATTGAGCTGTTCATCGGTCATAGGGCCGTCTGTCGCTCCGAAATCCACGGTTTTTTCAGTGATCTGCCTTATCCCGCCGCCGGAACCGATGGACTGGTAATTGAAATTCACCGTTTCGTCTATCTTCGCGTATTCGTAAAACCATTTTGAATAAATCGGATATGGGAACGTGGCGCCCGCCCCGTTGATTAAAAGAAGCCTGACCGCTAAAACGTTCGTCATTCCTATATACAATAAAGTTAGACCGGTTATTAAGATACAAAATATTTTTCCCATATTTCCTCCTATCATAAATTAAAATTGTGGTGCCATCATGCAACCATCAAATTTTGTGCGAAGCACACATTAATTTTGCATTTTACATTTTGAATTTTGAATTTCTTCAAAATTTCACCTGCGCCTGGACTAATAATTCATCATAACCTTCTTTGCCGGCGTCATCTTTTCTCATCCGGTCATTAACCATCAATTTGACATAATCATTTATGAACCAGTTTACTCCTATGGTCGTAATTTTTTGCTTATCATTGTCTTTATCTGTATCAGCATCATATGTCTCATATTTAACCACAGGCTGTATAGCCGCTTTGCCTTCTAAGGAAATTTTGTAAGCCAAAAGCGCGTAATAACCTTTACCGGAAATGTCGGTTTTACTTGCAAGTTCATAATCTTTCTTCTGCGTAATATATTCGCCCTGGATCTTCACGCTTTTATCTTCATATTTCACAAGAGCGCCTGAGCGAGTTCGTTTATATGGGTCGTATGTGGATGTCTTTTTAAACATTCCTGTTTTTGAGTCAGCGGATGTAGTGCTGTATGTGTCCGTTTGCTGCATCTCACTGCCAGTCATATAACTGCCGCCTATACTCAATCCCGGTAAAACATTGACAACCACTCTTCCGGCGGCATCTTTTCCTTCATTATCTTCAGACGCGTTAGGGCCCGCGCCATTGAATATCCCGGCCCCGTAATTAACCATTTTATTCAATACAGTTCCATCCAGCATCAATCCTCGGTCCCTTTCCTGCGAAAGGCTTGTTACCGGCAGAGACCGTTCGACGGTTTCGATGGATGAACTGGAAGTTATAAATTCCTCTGAAAAAGGTATTTTAAACTGCCCTAATGTTATATTAGCGTAATTATTCAAGGTGTATTTAAGAAAGGCGTCGTTTAAAATTTTACCGTCTGTCTTGCTCGCGTCTATTTCCGCTTTAAAATTCGTATCATCGGCCAATTTGCCCGCAAGCGCCAAAGTAACAGACTTGACACGAAACTCATCATTCTTACCGGGTTTTTCAAAACGTTCAAACCGGCTCTGCACATAACCGCTTATTTTTACGTCTCCTTTGCCGATTTTCACGTAAAAAGGCCCTTTCTCTTTCGCCTCCTTATCTTTTTCCTCTTTTTCCAGTTTTTTTGCCGCGTCAATATTATTCTGTGTCTCAGTCCTTACCTCCTGAGATTCAGCCGCGTTCAAATAACCCTTCTCAACCAGTTTGTTCAAAAGAACGTCCGTCTCACCCGCCCGCGAATTCCCAATCGCAAAAAACGTGAACACCAATAACCCCGCTAACAACTTTTTCATCTCCATCTTTTATTCCTCCTTTTTGTTTTTATGCGCGATTTTTGCGTATATTTTTCTTATTCCATTTCCTTGTTGCTTGGAGAATACTTCACGGTAAATATCCTCATTACACACAGCACAAACACAATACCCAGCATCATCCCCATCTTGAATGGTTCAAACTCCCTGAATAAATACCCGATCATTTCCGTAAGCACGATTACAATCACCGTGTCTATTATAAAACTTATCTTTACCCTGCCTTCGGAAAAATAAACCAGGATGGTTTTATAAATTTCAAGAAGCGCGAGTATCGTTAAAACATCCAGTAATATTCCATGCAGCGCGTGTTCCATTTCCTTGTTAAACAAAAACCGTAAATGAAAAGCTGTGATTATAACACCAGCCAGCATACTCGCGAGCGTTATAAGAATTAACAGCCTCAATATCCAATTGGCTATTTTTTCATAACCTTCCGCGGAAATCAATTCCGCCGGCACATTTCTTAATACTTCTGTTTTCATAAAAACGTCTCCTTTTTCCGCCGTTGTCTGCGGCACTTTTTATTTTTTCTATTTTAATTAATGAAGATTATAAATTAGACGTGTGACGGGAAAAGGGAGAATTTGTGAATTTTGTGTGAAGATTTTTTGAGGAAAAAAATTGGGTAAGATTTACCGCCTTTTCCGTTAGCATAATAATCAGTGAAATACTTTTTTTATTTTACCCCATTGCTTGTAATATTTTTAATCCTTTCTTATCGTTTCCTTCTATTATAGGGTGATTTATTTGTCGGACTCAGAGAAATATTTTCCTCACTTGCTTTTGTATATATTGCATTAGGTAACCATATCAAATAGCAAATCAAGTATAGTTATTTACAACTCATCTTATGCAAAAACGCGGCAAACAAATGATATTATGCATGAATTATCTCATATCATAATTGGACATAAACCACAAACAACACACTATTCTCAAGATACTGGCATTTTGCTTCGACAATATGATAAAAACCAAGAAGATGAGGCTGATTGTTTGGCATCTATTCTTATATATCCAAAAGATGTATTAATGAAAATTAAGTTTTCAGACACTCCTCTGAATTTAGCATCCAAATCATTCGGTGGTAGCCAAAAACTTCTGGAAATGCGTTTAGATACTTCGGGAGTTAATATTATTTACAATCGGACCAGAAATAAATCTATCACGGCCAAATTAACTTAATATTGTAAATATCGAGAGGATTTTTATCGCTGAATTTTTTAAATGTTCATATTTATAAATATTACTTCCCTTTCTCCCCCAAATCCTCTGCTATCTCCTGTAATTGTTCCAATGCGGCCTGCAAGTCTTCAACTAATTCATTGGCTAAAACATCCGGCCCGGGAAGATTATCAACATCTTCAAGGCTTTCGTCCTTTATCCAGAAAATGTCCAGATTCACTTTGTCTCTTTTAAGTATCTCATCAATTCCAAAGCACCTCCATCTGCCGCCGGGATTCTTTTTTGAAAAAGTTTCCCTTCGGTCAAACCGGTTTTCTGGGCTATAACAATTAACAAAATCGCTAAGGTCTGATTCTTTAAGCGTGTTTTCTTTCAAAGTGAAATGCATGTTTGTTCTTAAATCGTATATCCATACTTTTTTTGTTGAATAATCTTTTGACGCCTCTTTTTTATCAAAGAAAAGAACATTGGCCTTAACGCCCTGCGCATAAAAAATACCTGTGGGCAGTCTTAAAATCGTATGGAGGTCGCACGATTGCAGGAGTTTTTTTCTTATTGTTTCACCCGCGCCGCCTTCAAACAATACATTATCAGGCAAAACTATCGCGGCTTTCCCGTTTATTTTAAGGATGCTTCTCACATGCTGTAAAAAATTAAGCTGTTTGTTGGATGTCTGCGCCCAGAAATCATCCCTTAATACAGTCAGGGACTGGGCCACAGTCTTTCCTTCTTCTGTAATGATTTTTTCTGATGACTTTTTACCAAAAGGCGGATTAGTCAACACCATGTCATATATAGCCCCGGGATTTTTTCTCAGAGAATCATCAGAGCTTATTGGTGTTTCCTCTCCGTTTACGCCATGCAGGTAAAGATTCATTACACATAAACGGGCGGCCAAAGGAACAATCTCATTTCCAGTAAACGTATTATGCTTTAATTCGTGTTTCTGATCTTTGTTCATTTTACTATGCGCCACAATATAGTTATAAGCTGATAGCAAGAACCCTCCTGTCCCACACGCAGGGTCATGTATCTTCATACCAGTCATAGGCTGCATAACTTTTACAATAGCATTTATTAACGGCCTTGGAGTAAAATACTGTCCGGCTCCGCCCTTAACGTCAGCGGCATTCTTTTCAAGTAAACCTTCATAAGCATTACCCTTAACATCCACCTCTAAATTTAACCATTCTTCTTTATCAATAAGGTCTGCAATGAGCTTCCGAAGTTTTGCCGGGTCTTGGATCTTGTTTTGCGCTTTTCTGAAAATAACGCCGATAATGCCTTCCTCTTTTCCAAGTTCCGTAAGCAGTTTCATATAATGCGCCTCAAGTTCCGCGCCGTCTTTTTCAATCAAGGACAGCCAGTTATACTCTTTTGGAATATCTGATTTTTTCTTTAACAGCTTAACCCTCTCATCATCCATCTTTAAAAAAAGAAGAAAGGTTAAC
The nucleotide sequence above comes from bacterium. Encoded proteins:
- a CDS encoding phosphate-starvation-inducible PsiE family protein gives rise to the protein MKTEVLRNVPAELISAEGYEKIANWILRLLILITLASMLAGVIITAFHLRFLFNKEMEHALHGILLDVLTILALLEIYKTILVYFSEGRVKISFIIDTVIVIVLTEMIGYLFREFEPFKMGMMLGIVFVLCVMRIFTVKYSPSNKEME
- the pstC gene encoding phosphate ABC transporter permease subunit PstC, encoding MNREKSIEKIFLLIACSALFSLGLITVFIFKEGMGIFLKIGFGKFIFSPEWAPGQKQFGLFSMIIGSMWVTIGALVIGVPLSLFVSIFLAEFCPKKIARILKPAIELLAGIPSVVYGFIGVVILAPLIREYLGGPGLSVLAGSMVLAIMILPTVISISLDAIQAVPKSYLEGSLALGATRWQSVYMVIIPAAKSGIIASVILGMGRAVGETMAVIMVSGNAVRIPYSVLEPVRTLTSNIALELGYATGMHREALFGTGMVLFVIIMILNVAAYIFTKRKVRR
- the pstB gene encoding phosphate ABC transporter ATP-binding protein PstB, which produces MAKILIKNLNFYFEDRKVLNSVNIEVSKNEILAIIGPAGSGKTTLLRLINRLEDATYNTRKEGDVYIDDKDIYSEDTNVSDLRRRVGMVFAQPVPLPRSIYENIIYGPRLAGIVYRKKLDELVEHSLRQAFLWDEVKDRLNQSALSLSGGQKQRLCIARTLALQPEIILLDEPCSSLDPISTAKIEEAMLRLKEKYTIIIVTNNTKQAARVADKVAFLLMGELIEYGESKQVFTVPKDKRTDDYITGRFG
- a CDS encoding porin codes for the protein MKKLLAGLLVFTFFAIGNSRAGETDVLLNKLVEKGYLNAAESQEVRTETQNNIDAAKKLEKEEKDKEAKEKGPFYVKIGKGDVKISGYVQSRFERFEKPGKNDEFRVKSVTLALAGKLADDTNFKAEIDASKTDGKILNDAFLKYTLNNYANITLGQFKIPFSEEFITSSSSIETVERSLPVTSLSQERDRGLMLDGTVLNKMVNYGAGIFNGAGPNASEDNEGKDAAGRVVVNVLPGLSIGGSYMTGSEMQQTDTYSTTSADSKTGMFKKTSTYDPYKRTRSGALVKYEDKSVKIQGEYITQKKDYELASKTDISGKGYYALLAYKISLEGKAAIQPVVKYETYDADTDKDNDKQKITTIGVNWFINDYVKLMVNDRMRKDDAGKEGYDELLVQAQVKF
- the pstC gene encoding phosphate ABC transporter permease subunit PstC is translated as MAVKRTRLTDFLFKNFSAVLAFSVAAFAILIFFILIKESLPAVKKFQLPFLFNSKWDPVQEDFGALTFIWGTLVSSFLALIIAVPISLGTAIFLSELAPSKIRQPLSFLVELLAAIPSVIYGLWGIFVLVPLLRETIQPFFEKYFGFLPFFRGDIYGVGMMAAGIILSIMIIPTISSVSRDIFMAVPHSQREAALALGATRWETIKLAVLKYSRNGVLGAVILGLGRALGETMAVTMLIGNRPEISLSLFAPAATMSSVIANEFTEATSDLYVSTLMEIGLILFVLTLFLNIIARFLVWSTTNKASWQ
- a CDS encoding DUF2283 domain-containing protein, with product MKLTYDPKYNIAYLRLYEKSIEAQTIKISDELNIDLAPDGTIYGIELLNANEQLRREDKGKLLVVNESTGEETEVSLAVK
- the pstA gene encoding phosphate ABC transporter permease PstA, giving the protein MSVNHNIIEKIVKFFLWIFAIFTVFLLFYIVGFILKNGIGGLSKEFFMEFPRSMGREGGIFPIIAGTILLTLAAVFIAGPLGIGTAVYLTEYTRENRVTQMIRFGADCLAGIPSIVFGLFGFVLFVIKLKMGWSIISGGLTLSIMVLPTIIRTSEEAIKAVPKSLREVSYSLGGTKWQTIVFIVIPQALPGILTGIILSVGRCVGETAAVIFTAGSSLRLPSSLFDSVRTMSVHFYILSREGISLKNAYATASVLIISIGLINFLSYWIMHRFIRRIEGK
- a CDS encoding DUF4258 domain-containing protein — its product is MIRFHPHARERLKERGATEQEIIATVEKGEMFPAKFGRTGFRRNFDFNGLWQGKHYLTKQVEVYAEKEKIDWLVITIITRYF
- a CDS encoding phosphate ABC transporter substrate-binding protein — its product is MNSAKPGKYLQIPKIKKPRRISQEDLGKVLTPCNLNGIILKMLKKYFYIILFVLPFISCDKGGAGKALVIAGSTSVQPFVEGLEEAYSQKHKTVEINVQGGGSSAGIQSALCGTADIGMSSRHLSAEEEKELKIVPIAYDAVIVILNPRNKIENISLEDIRKIFSRKILNWKELGGEDKEINAITREDGSGTRGAFQELVMKEIPISNACMVQDSNGSVREIVKADPWSVAYISLGLVDKDVKAIKIDGILPDRAAVKEKKYNFMRPFLFVYTGELKKDAKDFVDFVLSDEGQEFMEKEGLIAVKHLM
- the pstS gene encoding phosphate ABC transporter substrate-binding protein PstS, with translation MTNVLAVRLLLINGAGATFPYPIYSKWFYEYAKIDETVNFNYQSIGSGGGIRQITEKTVDFGATDGPMTDEQLNKAGGEMFHIPMVAGAVVLTYNLPDVRANNHSPLRFSPDVVADIFMGKIKKWNDQKIARDNPGVNLPDKKIVVVHRSDGSGTTYIFVDYLSEISGVWKSKVGKGTSINWPVGLGGKGNEGVTGLVKQTPGSIGYVELAYAVKNKLPYGDIKNSAGNFITPSLESVTRALDAKVDTMPSDFRVSLVNPPGKDAYPVAGLTWILVYKNQNDKAKGEKIVRFLNWAVTDGQKYAPELLYAPLPDSLVKKIEKKISEIQVR
- a CDS encoding ImmA/IrrE family metallo-endopeptidase, translated to MYNSSYAKTRQTNDIMHELSHIIIGHKPQTTHYSQDTGILLRQYDKNQEDEADCLASILIYPKDVLMKIKFSDTPLNLASKSFGGSQKLLEMRLDTSGVNIIYNRTRNKSITAKLT
- the pstA gene encoding phosphate ABC transporter permease PstA; this translates as MVKVKMKNYLKRKITDKAMRALTIFCALIVLVPLISIFVYVISKGIASINIDFFTQLPKPAGEPGGGMANAIIGSLILTGMASLWAIPAGVLGGLYLSEFSTKKLGILIRFSADVLSGVPSIVIGIFAYSLLVRPLKSFSALSGAFALGVIMIPTIMRTTEESARMVPHDLREASLALGINRFKTTIRIILSTAMPGIITGIMLSVARIFGETAPLLFTAFGNRFWHQGVTQPIAALPLQIFVYAISPFDDWQRQAWAGALVLIGLTFVISLTSRIVTRQKYK
- the pstB gene encoding phosphate ABC transporter ATP-binding protein PstB, which translates into the protein MTNKIITKNLNAYFGKVHAVKNINMNIEERVATAIIGPSGCGKSTFIRCLNRMHEVIPDTSVNGEVLLDDKNIYDRDVDPIELRQKVGMVFQKPTPFPALSIYGNVSVGLKLNGISKKSYLDEIVEESLKRAALWDEVKDKLKAPGMSLSGGQQQRLCIARALAVKPEVILFDEPCSALDPISTTKIEELILHLKQNYTIVIVTHNMQQAARVSDWTAFFLLGELVEFGKTREIFTNPKDKKTEAYITGRFG